ACAGGTTCTGCGGATAATTCGGCTACTTATGTTTCCGGCTCAGGTAGTTCTACATTAGTATTTCAATATACTGTTACTTCAGGCGATACGAATGGGGATTTGGATTACGTGGCTACAGGCAGTCTTAGCTCCGGTACTATTCAGGACCTTGTAGGCAATTCAGCAGTCCTGACGCTTCCTAGTCCAGGAGCTTCCGGTTCTTTGGCTTCTAACAAGGCCCTTGTGATAGATACTTCCGCAGCTACTATTAGTTTTTCTACAAATGCTTTTTCTGTGAATGAAAATGCCGGTACTGGTTCAGCCACCGTTTCTATTTCAAGCGCAGTGCCTGGTTCTGTAACTGTTGATTATGCGGTCACTGCAGGTTCTGCAACCGGATCCGGTACGGACTATACTCTTGCTTCCGGGACTGTCACTATTACAAATCCTGCAACAAGTGAAACGATAGATTTCAGTATCAATAACGATTTACTGGACGAGCCTACAGAGTCTTTCACGATCACTCTTTCCAATCCGAGTGGTGTAGTTTTAGGAAGTACTACAGCGGTTACTGTTTCTATTTTGGATGATGATGTCGCTCCTGAAGTGGAGTTTGTAGGAACTTCAGGTAATTCTACAGATGAGTCCAGTGCGAACAGAACAGTATCCTTATCCTTGTCCGCTGCTTCTGCACAAACTGTCCAAGTAGAAGTTGTAGATTCCGGGGGAACTGCTACTTCCGGTTCCGACTATACTGCAATCGGTTCTCCTTTGACCGTTATTTTTTCTCCTGGAGAAACTTCTAAAACGGTTACTATTGCGGTAGCTCAAGATACAACATTCGAAGGTAATGAAACCGTTCTTTTGAGTCTTCAAAATCCTTCTAACGCAAGTTTAGGACCCGATAGTTCTTTTACTTTCACCATTATTGATGATGAAATAGGGATCACTTCTGCGGAAACCATGGATGCGGACTCGGATGGTAAGATAGATCATTATAAACTTACATTCTCCGAATCTGTTTTGGATTCTAGTTTTCCTGGATATGTATTAAATTCTGCGGGAAATTCTCAAGTAGCATGGAGTGTGGCAGGATATTCTAGCCTTGTACTCGTTCATGGAACAGAAGCTCCAGAAACAGATTCAGTTAATGATTCCGTTATATACGTGAAATTTGCAGAAGGAAGCAGTTATGATACTGGAGCTAAGCCGGATCTTACTACTACTTCCACTCCAGGACTTACTTCTGCTTCTGGGGCAAAAACAGCAGCACAGATATTCTCCGCTTCAGTGATAGAAAGCGATAGGGCAAAGCCTAAGATCATTTCTGCTTCTGCGAATGCAGGCAGCACTAATTTGATTGTGACCTTCTCCGAAGCGACATACGGCAATTCGGGTGCTCCCGTTTGCGGATCCGGTGGAGAATTAACATTTGCTAATATAACATACACGAACGGGAACGGAACCGGTGTGGGAAGTTTAACCTCTATGGGTTCCGATACTTGCGCTGCGGATTCGGGTTTCAATGCAACTTTTGTAGGAAATACTTCTTTCATAGGCTCGGATGACGGATCGGACTTAGTTGCAGGTTCCGGAGCAATCTATGACGCCGCGAATAATACCGGAAATACGGTTTCTAAATCCATAACCGTAGTCAGCGGGCCTACTTTAACCAGCGTAAGTTTATACGATACGAACAAGAATGGAAACATTGATCAGATCAAACTTGTATTCTCCGAAAATATCAGCGACTCTACTATCGGAAATTCGGATGCATCTCGTTGGACTTTCGGAGGAGCTCCTGCAGTCAGGATCGACTCTGCGAGCGGCGGGACCGGTACGATCAATTCTCCGAATAATGATCCTGGAGTTTCAAATGACTCTATAGTTACCATATTTACTGACGATACGACTGTTTTAGGTACTGGTGCTCATACCGTGGCTTATACTTATAGTAGTAATCGTTGGGAAGGAAATTCCTCCGGTGTGGAACTTGCTACTTATGCTGATTTGAGTTCCGTAACTTCGGATAAGGCTCCTCCAGTTTTATTAACTGCAATCGCTTATGATAATGTTAATTCTGCAGTAGGTGTGGATTCGGATGACACCTTGGTCCTTACTTTCTCAGAAGTTACCAATAAGGCCTCCATTACAAGCGGCACGATCTCTTCTATTTTAGATTTATCTTCTTCTCATGCTTGGGGAAATATCTCTTCTGCAACTTGGGATACAGACGGAGATGTGCTTACTTTGGCGTTCAGCGGTTCAGGAAGTTCGGTAGCCTCAGGTGATTCTATAACCATCCTTGGTACGATTACCGACCAGGCAAGTGTTGCGAATACGAGCACGAATATTTCAGGAGTAAATGCGATCTCAGGTTCATTCTTCACAGACACGATCCCGCCTTACGTATTGACTGTGATAAATGTGACCACTAATTCCGTTACGATAGCATTTTCGGAAGCGATGTTGATGGATGGAACAGCAAACGCAGCGAATCTATTATCTAATATTACAATTGCGGAATCTACTTCGGATGCATGCGCTGATCCGGTCAAAACTTCTACTACAATCATTAATAGTAGTACAGTTCAGATCAATCTCTCCACGAATCTATGTGATATTTACTATAAGGTCACAGTTGCTTCGAACGTTACGGATATCGCAAGCCCGACTCCTAATTCCATGGGAATCCCGAATGCTCTTACCTTTAAGGGAAATGAAAGATTAAAAGTTGTGTCTGCAGTCGGACTTACTGTAAATACTGTGAAGTTGATCTTGAGTAGAAGTCCCGTTGCTGGAAACGATGCTGCGGGTACTGCAGGATGTACTACTGCGACCGAATGTGCGAAACGATATAAATTCGTGCCTAGTTTGGGATCAATCACTTCTGCTTCTTTAGGAGGAACTCTACAGAACGAAGTTACGATTACTCATAGTTCTCCTCAAACAGGTTCTGCTTATTCTCTTATTATTGCAAATAACGTGGATGGAGATGGGTTCAGCGATACGAGCTGGGGAAGTATCTTGGATGCAAACACTCTTCTTTCCAACACAGAGAGACAGGTGCAGGCTTCTCCTCTGGACCGTGCTTCTTTCTTAGGAAAAGGAGCAAGTGTGGATAGTTTCTCCAACGGTACTTTCTTCTCTGATCCGTTTACGGATGGTAGCGTGTTCTCTTTCGCGTTTAATTACGGTGGAAGAGTGTATTTAGGAACGAACGACATCAATAACGCTGCATTCAGATTCTATCCGGATGGAACGAATACTGTTCTAGCTACATTCTCTTATTCTACAGGAACCTGTTCTGGCACTACCGGATTCGGTTATGGTTTGGGAAATACCTGCGGAACCAATATGGGACCTAATGGAGAAAGAGGGGTTGTAGGTTTCAATTCAGGTGTTGTTACAATTGGAGGAGTAAATTATGAAATACTTCTCGCAGGCCCGTTAAAAGACGGAGTGACCAGGGGTTACTTCACTCAAAGCCAGGATATTATTCTGCCTTGGACTGAATTTGGATTTAGCGCGACCGGCGGTGCCAATACTAAATCAGTTCAGACTTTATATGCTGTAGACAACCATGTTTATATGGGATTGTCTTCGGCCCATGGAACGCAGGCTCCTATTCTGACTCATCATACTGTTACCGCGAGTGGAGGAGTCGTATCCGTCGCTTCCGGAACGGACATGGGTATCAGAAGTGTAAACAATCTTGGAAAAGCAGCTTCCACGGATAATCTTAAGAATACTTCCAAAGTTGTGGGAATAGATTCCATTCTGAAATTTAACGGGAACTTATACGTTGCAAATAACGGAGGGATCAGATACTCTTCTGATTTCAGCGGATTCACTTCTTCAACTTTAGCTACTCCTTCCGGATTCTCTGGAACTACTCTAGTGCTTCCTCCACAACCTTCCGGTTTGGAAAAAGTAAATCCTGGAAAAAGAGGAATTCCTAAACTTCTGGATTTTAACGGTCATTTGTATATGGCAAGAAACGTGGCCGTAGGATCCACTTGCACAAATACGGATACTTTACAGGACTGCCAAACGAATCTGAGAGGAGAACTTTGGAAATGTGATCCCGCAACTAGCGGAGGAGCAAGCACTTGTGACCCTGGCGACTGGACTAGAATCATTACCGGAACTGAAACCGATTTAGGA
This window of the Leptospira hartskeerlii genome carries:
- a CDS encoding beta strand repeat-containing protein, whose translation is MGPKNFSGIFSTLLLSLFLSNCTAWPGLTVLLSTLGGGGGSGPMMLFPGSSSSPVPTSLSISSANSNGAYKAGSSLNISVSFPNVVTVSGGTPSLTLNNGGSASYQSGSGSKVLSFLYTVASGEDVAKLDVLDQNSFVLNGASVLSSGGSSQVTTLPAPGASGSLSANKSLEIDTIAPTVSSTGSPNATNTYGPGSNLQVTVTFSETVTVSGTPYIDLNIGRSINFSSIQSGVTLSFPFTVSSPDDTSALDYVDSSSFHLSAGGSILDKAGNAAVLSLAIPGVSGSVSASKTITIDTVSPTVTNVTATTANGTYGIGAIISIQVVFDEPVNVSGTPSLLLETGSADNSATYVSGSGSSTLVFQYTVTSGDTNGDLDYVATGSLSSGTIQDLVGNSAVLTLPSPGASGSLASNKALVIDTSAATISFSTNAFSVNENAGTGSATVSISSAVPGSVTVDYAVTAGSATGSGTDYTLASGTVTITNPATSETIDFSINNDLLDEPTESFTITLSNPSGVVLGSTTAVTVSILDDDVAPEVEFVGTSGNSTDESSANRTVSLSLSAASAQTVQVEVVDSGGTATSGSDYTAIGSPLTVIFSPGETSKTVTIAVAQDTTFEGNETVLLSLQNPSNASLGPDSSFTFTIIDDEIGITSAETMDADSDGKIDHYKLTFSESVLDSSFPGYVLNSAGNSQVAWSVAGYSSLVLVHGTEAPETDSVNDSVIYVKFAEGSSYDTGAKPDLTTTSTPGLTSASGAKTAAQIFSASVIESDRAKPKIISASANAGSTNLIVTFSEATYGNSGAPVCGSGGELTFANITYTNGNGTGVGSLTSMGSDTCAADSGFNATFVGNTSFIGSDDGSDLVAGSGAIYDAANNTGNTVSKSITVVSGPTLTSVSLYDTNKNGNIDQIKLVFSENISDSTIGNSDASRWTFGGAPAVRIDSASGGTGTINSPNNDPGVSNDSIVTIFTDDTTVLGTGAHTVAYTYSSNRWEGNSSGVELATYADLSSVTSDKAPPVLLTAIAYDNVNSAVGVDSDDTLVLTFSEVTNKASITSGTISSILDLSSSHAWGNISSATWDTDGDVLTLAFSGSGSSVASGDSITILGTITDQASVANTSTNISGVNAISGSFFTDTIPPYVLTVINVTTNSVTIAFSEAMLMDGTANAANLLSNITIAESTSDACADPVKTSTTIINSSTVQINLSTNLCDIYYKVTVASNVTDIASPTPNSMGIPNALTFKGNERLKVVSAVGLTVNTVKLILSRSPVAGNDAAGTAGCTTATECAKRYKFVPSLGSITSASLGGTLQNEVTITHSSPQTGSAYSLIIANNVDGDGFSDTSWGSILDANTLLSNTERQVQASPLDRASFLGKGASVDSFSNGTFFSDPFTDGSVFSFAFNYGGRVYLGTNDINNAAFRFYPDGTNTVLATFSYSTGTCSGTTGFGYGLGNTCGTNMGPNGERGVVGFNSGVVTIGGVNYEILLAGPLKDGVTRGYFTQSQDIILPWTEFGFSATGGANTKSVQTLYAVDNHVYMGLSSAHGTQAPILTHHTVTASGGVVSVASGTDMGIRSVNNLGKAASTDNLKNTSKVVGIDSILKFNGNLYVANNGGIRYSSDFSGFTSSTLATPSGFSGTTLVLPPQPSGLEKVNPGKRGIPKLLDFNGHLYMARNVAVGSTCTNTDTLQDCQTNLRGELWKCDPATSGGASTCDPGDWTRIITGTETDLGTANAISILQNNGSGVLYVGFDDPTNGVKMFRISSTNVPATSGTMSSAGWSQQGTNGLGTVSPLYIRFISSTSISDGFYNYIYVTSGTGTDAIKVFRQVD